A window of Paenibacillus polygoni contains these coding sequences:
- a CDS encoding aldolase catalytic domain-containing protein has protein sequence MKTLTNTSKIVDCTIRDGGLVNNWDFSVEFVQGLYEGLNEAGVEYMEIGYKNSPKLLKGADKAGPWRFLNDDFLRKVIPQKGTTKLSALVDIGRVDEADILPRSESMLDLIRVACYIKDVDKGLELAQTFHDRGYETTLNIMALSNVMENELLEAFEMINESVVDVVYIVDSYGSLDHNDMKYLVEKFKKHLPNKRLGVHTHNNMQLAFSNTLIASELGVELLDASVYGMGRAAGNCPTELLIAHLKGTKYKLRPVLNVLENWLVPLREKEEWGYLLPYMVTGHLDEHPRSAMALRASESKDQVVDFYDKLTTPEVNFE, from the coding sequence ATGAAGACATTGACGAACACAAGCAAAATTGTAGATTGCACGATTCGAGACGGCGGTCTCGTAAACAATTGGGATTTCAGCGTTGAGTTTGTCCAAGGACTTTATGAAGGGCTGAATGAAGCAGGGGTAGAGTACATGGAGATTGGTTATAAAAACTCTCCCAAGTTGCTAAAAGGAGCAGATAAAGCAGGACCATGGCGCTTTTTGAATGATGATTTTCTGCGTAAAGTGATCCCGCAAAAAGGAACTACGAAATTATCTGCTTTAGTTGATATTGGCAGAGTAGACGAAGCTGATATTTTACCTCGCAGCGAAAGTATGCTGGATTTAATTCGTGTTGCTTGTTATATCAAGGATGTGGACAAAGGTCTAGAGCTTGCACAGACATTCCATGACCGCGGTTACGAGACAACGCTGAATATCATGGCTCTTTCTAACGTGATGGAGAATGAACTCTTAGAAGCTTTTGAAATGATTAATGAGAGTGTTGTAGATGTAGTCTACATCGTAGACTCATACGGCAGCCTGGATCATAACGATATGAAATACCTCGTTGAAAAATTCAAAAAGCATCTTCCTAATAAACGACTTGGTGTACATACACATAACAATATGCAGCTAGCTTTCTCAAATACACTGATTGCCTCAGAACTTGGTGTAGAACTTCTTGATGCATCTGTATACGGAATGGGACGTGCAGCCGGCAATTGTCCGACAGAACTGCTTATTGCTCATTTGAAGGGAACCAAGTACAAATTGCGTCCGGTTCTAAACGTGCTGGAGAACTGGCTTGTGCCTTTACGGGAAAAGGAAGAATGGGGTTACCTTCTGCCTTATATGGTCACAGGACATCTTGATGAACATCCTCGTTCAGCAATGGCTCTTCGAGCTTCGGAAAGCAAAGATCAGGTCGTAGATTTTTACGACAAGCTCACTACACCCGAAGTTAATTTTGAATAG
- a CDS encoding putative bifunctional diguanylate cyclase/phosphodiesterase, whose amino-acid sequence MNLKSGYYKSIKMVTAGLFLCLLTPWIPGSLSSIVNQEFFHLLGLGISLVSMIICLSAYNQSRMQAKGDRTRNGQYFSYVFFAGGLLELLLFLYYGEIKIGYKLLVDSIDVLVIIFMARLICVVCMLFLGFKLPAKQKPFPRWVSITMGTLYISFLMLVLYNNGITESVLSRSDPWAQSINSTHYVMHASLLLFFVFALAGIIFSRKKRSKEINFRLILGVCFCIISQSFILQVTYVQDVYFTFSMLFQLISYIIFQNIYYNVYIKSPLEEQKVTRKKLDYMAHYDETTGLGNRRSLLHYVSECLEKLEADGALLGLLVINISRFKIINDSLGYILGDQLLKQTGERLLNDQGGKEVFSLGGDRYAIVLTGIESVEMLHNRVYEILERVKDPIFINERELYITPSAGVSIYPYDGAKPDELLRNANTALYFAKNEGQDFNRYTLSMKREAQESLQMEHDIRKGLERNEFYLEYQPQMNLATGEVVGVEALVRWNHPVRGRISPIDFIPIAEECGLIVPLGEWVLKEACHQNRMWQNQGYKPLTISVNLSIQQFQEVQLAERIERVLQDTGLDPVYLELEITESTMFDMTQGMRVLERIKKLGVQISIDDFGTGYSSLHYLKNLPIDRLKIDQSFVRELMVDRNNKAIVSTITSMAKHLQLKVTAEGVENEDQLLFLQEQHCNDAQGYFFSRPLASIDFESRFLKAIA is encoded by the coding sequence ATGAACTTAAAAAGTGGATATTACAAATCCATCAAAATGGTGACAGCGGGTTTGTTCTTATGTTTGCTGACTCCTTGGATACCAGGTTCATTATCATCAATCGTAAATCAAGAATTTTTTCATCTATTAGGTCTTGGAATTTCATTAGTTTCGATGATTATTTGTTTATCTGCTTATAACCAGAGCAGAATGCAGGCAAAAGGGGATCGAACCAGGAATGGTCAATACTTTTCTTACGTCTTCTTTGCGGGAGGACTGCTTGAACTTTTGCTGTTTCTTTATTATGGGGAAATAAAGATCGGCTATAAACTGTTGGTGGATTCCATAGATGTACTTGTCATTATTTTTATGGCTCGCTTAATCTGTGTGGTGTGTATGTTGTTTCTCGGATTTAAGCTGCCTGCAAAGCAAAAGCCATTCCCAAGATGGGTAAGTATTACGATGGGGACCCTGTATATCAGTTTTCTTATGTTGGTTCTATACAATAACGGCATAACAGAATCTGTTCTTAGCCGTTCTGATCCGTGGGCACAGTCGATCAATTCAACTCATTATGTTATGCATGCATCGCTTCTTTTATTTTTTGTGTTCGCGTTAGCCGGTATTATTTTCTCACGAAAGAAGCGCAGTAAGGAAATTAATTTCCGGCTGATCCTGGGCGTTTGTTTTTGTATTATAAGCCAAAGCTTTATACTTCAAGTTACTTATGTTCAGGATGTATACTTTACCTTTTCGATGTTGTTTCAATTGATTTCGTATATTATTTTTCAAAATATTTATTATAACGTCTATATTAAGAGTCCGTTAGAAGAACAAAAAGTAACAAGAAAAAAATTAGACTACATGGCTCATTATGATGAGACCACTGGGCTTGGTAACCGGAGATCTTTGCTTCACTATGTGAGTGAATGTCTAGAAAAATTAGAGGCTGATGGGGCACTGTTAGGTTTGCTTGTTATTAACATTAGTCGATTTAAGATCATTAATGATTCCCTTGGTTATATACTCGGGGACCAGCTGTTGAAACAGACAGGGGAACGCTTGCTTAACGATCAAGGGGGAAAAGAAGTGTTTTCTCTTGGAGGAGATCGATATGCAATCGTTTTGACCGGAATAGAAAGCGTAGAAATGTTACATAATCGGGTTTATGAAATTTTAGAGCGTGTAAAAGATCCTATTTTTATAAATGAACGAGAACTATACATTACCCCTTCGGCAGGAGTTAGTATATATCCTTATGATGGTGCTAAGCCGGACGAACTTCTTCGTAATGCAAATACAGCTTTATATTTTGCCAAGAATGAAGGACAAGATTTCAATAGATATACCTTATCTATGAAGAGAGAAGCTCAAGAGAGCTTACAGATGGAACACGATATACGCAAAGGCCTAGAACGTAATGAATTCTATCTTGAGTATCAGCCGCAGATGAATCTCGCTACCGGTGAAGTGGTTGGAGTTGAAGCGCTTGTTCGGTGGAACCATCCGGTGAGAGGACGTATATCACCCATCGATTTTATCCCGATTGCTGAAGAATGCGGACTTATTGTCCCGCTCGGAGAATGGGTGCTTAAAGAAGCGTGTCATCAGAACCGAATGTGGCAAAATCAAGGATACAAACCTTTGACGATATCCGTGAATTTATCGATCCAACAATTTCAGGAAGTACAGCTTGCAGAACGAATTGAGCGTGTGTTGCAGGACACAGGCCTTGACCCTGTATACTTAGAACTTGAAATAACAGAAAGTACGATGTTTGATATGACGCAAGGCATGAGAGTACTCGAACGTATTAAAAAGCTTGGAGTGCAGATCAGTATTGACGATTTTGGTACAGGATACAGTTCACTTCATTATCTGAAAAATCTGCCTATCGATCGTCTTAAAATCGATCAGTCCTTTGTGCGGGAGCTGATGGTAGATCGGAACAATAAAGCAATCGTATCCACGATTACCTCTATGGCAAAGCATCTTCAGCTCAAAGTGACTGCGGAAGGGGTAGAGAACGAAGACCAGCTTTTATTTTTACAAGAACAGCACTGTAATGATGCGCAAGGTTATTTCTTCAGCAGACCGCTTGCATCGATTGATTTCGAATCTCGGTTTTTAAAAGCTATCGCCTAA
- the leuB gene encoding 3-isopropylmalate dehydrogenase, giving the protein MSDVKKIAVISGDGIGPEVVAEAEKVLKRTEELFGYTFETSHALFGGIAIDQKGTPLPEETLEVCQNADAVLLGAVGGPQWDNNPKELRPETGLLGIRKALGLFSNLRPAVVFDCLKDASTLKPEVLEGTDLMVVRELTGGIYFGDKLRRQGEHGEEAVDTCVYNVTEVERIVRQAFEIAQKRKKRLASVDKANVLETSRLWREVVNRVAPDYPDVEVEHVLVDNCAMQLLRRPASFDVIVTENMFGDILSDEAAMLTGSIGMLSSASLGEGSFGLYEPVHGSAPDIAGQGAANPIATILSVALMFRMTFGYEDAADAIEKAVAKVLDEGHRTSDIAVDKSQAISTSAMGDLIVKNMEKSTLVSSIK; this is encoded by the coding sequence ATGTCAGATGTGAAGAAAATAGCAGTCATTTCAGGTGATGGGATCGGCCCTGAGGTTGTTGCGGAAGCAGAGAAAGTATTAAAACGGACAGAGGAGCTGTTCGGTTATACGTTTGAAACGAGCCATGCCTTATTCGGCGGGATTGCTATTGATCAAAAAGGAACACCGCTTCCGGAAGAAACGCTCGAAGTATGTCAGAATGCAGATGCAGTTCTGCTTGGAGCAGTGGGTGGTCCGCAGTGGGATAATAACCCTAAAGAACTTAGACCAGAGACAGGATTACTGGGAATTCGCAAGGCACTTGGTTTATTCTCTAATTTACGCCCGGCTGTTGTATTTGATTGTTTGAAAGATGCATCTACCTTGAAACCAGAAGTTCTAGAAGGAACGGACTTAATGGTCGTAAGAGAACTGACCGGCGGGATCTATTTCGGTGACAAACTTCGCAGACAAGGAGAGCATGGGGAAGAAGCAGTTGATACCTGTGTTTACAACGTAACAGAAGTGGAACGCATTGTTAGACAGGCTTTTGAAATTGCACAAAAACGGAAAAAGAGACTTGCTTCAGTAGACAAAGCTAATGTACTGGAAACATCGAGACTATGGCGTGAAGTGGTAAACCGTGTAGCTCCTGACTATCCTGATGTAGAAGTAGAACATGTACTTGTTGATAACTGTGCAATGCAGCTTTTACGGAGACCAGCGAGCTTTGATGTCATTGTAACCGAGAATATGTTTGGAGATATCCTAAGTGATGAAGCAGCCATGTTGACGGGTTCGATCGGGATGTTATCTTCTGCATCTTTGGGAGAAGGCAGCTTCGGGTTGTATGAACCAGTTCATGGTTCCGCTCCTGATATTGCGGGACAGGGAGCAGCAAACCCTATTGCAACGATCCTATCTGTCGCTTTAATGTTCCGAATGACTTTTGGATATGAAGATGCAGCAGATGCCATTGAAAAAGCAGTAGCTAAAGTGCTGGATGAAGGTCATCGTACAAGCGATATCGCAGTAGATAAGAGCCAAGCAATCAGTACTTCAGCGATGGGAGATTTAATCGTGAAGAATATGGAGAAATCGACACTAGTTTCTTCTATTAAATAA
- a CDS encoding SGNH/GDSL hydrolase family protein encodes MEGEYGSATAVSTATNFILEQETASTRTYRTYLRLRETGQLDLKFWHSNAVDSTWDVGNTAKGSMPGGVWVIESAYVAVSGHKRDGSIIPGSAEKVTFDGEVSKEVTPAEKFWSDSVHIDVPAGHDLVFSWTISAPAGKSFPYNTEGLLVSAFEAEGNKADEEGALFTASENRLVLPAFIGYKRQRKEEIVFLGDSITQGVRTGQDGYEYWVSRIADGLGPEYSIWNIGSGWARAYDAATDGPWLAKSKQGSIVAIVLGVNDMDIGNRSTDELLADLSFIIRKIKQNPERRGVRVVLFTVPPFNFTEDREKVWRTVNETIRTCQPEGTDAVFDIAKVLSCPAPQEHRIQPRFMSNEFDPHPNGIAGKEVADAFLEWFREQNL; translated from the coding sequence ATGGAAGGTGAATATGGATCGGCAACAGCCGTTTCTACGGCAACTAATTTCATCTTGGAGCAGGAAACAGCCTCTACACGTACCTACCGGACATACCTAAGACTGAGAGAAACAGGTCAGCTTGATTTAAAGTTTTGGCATAGTAATGCGGTAGACTCGACTTGGGATGTAGGGAACACGGCAAAAGGAAGTATGCCTGGCGGTGTGTGGGTTATTGAAAGCGCTTATGTAGCGGTCAGTGGGCATAAACGAGATGGCAGTATTATACCTGGCAGCGCAGAAAAGGTGACATTTGATGGAGAAGTGAGTAAAGAAGTCACTCCTGCAGAGAAGTTCTGGAGTGATTCAGTACATATAGATGTTCCGGCAGGACATGATTTAGTGTTCTCATGGACAATTTCAGCTCCAGCAGGAAAATCATTTCCATATAATACGGAGGGGCTGCTTGTATCTGCTTTTGAAGCAGAGGGGAATAAGGCAGATGAAGAAGGTGCGCTCTTTACAGCTTCTGAGAATCGGCTAGTTCTGCCTGCTTTTATAGGATATAAAAGACAACGGAAGGAAGAGATTGTTTTCTTGGGAGATTCCATAACGCAGGGAGTAAGAACAGGGCAGGACGGCTATGAGTACTGGGTTTCTCGCATAGCTGATGGTCTTGGTCCTGAATATAGTATTTGGAATATCGGTTCCGGATGGGCAAGAGCCTATGATGCAGCAACGGACGGCCCGTGGCTTGCTAAATCCAAACAGGGCAGTATCGTGGCCATTGTCCTCGGGGTGAATGATATGGATATTGGAAATCGAAGCACAGATGAATTGCTTGCGGACTTATCATTTATTATCCGAAAAATAAAGCAAAATCCCGAGCGAAGGGGTGTGCGGGTGGTCTTATTTACGGTGCCGCCGTTTAATTTTACAGAGGATAGAGAGAAAGTGTGGCGAACTGTCAATGAAACGATTCGGACGTGTCAACCCGAAGGAACGGATGCAGTGTTTGATATTGCCAAAGTTTTATCCTGCCCTGCACCACAGGAACACCGGATTCAGCCTAGATTTATGAGTAATGAATTTGACCCGCATCCAAACGGCATTGCGGGAAAAGAAGTCGCAGATGCTTTTCTAGAGTGGTTTCGCGAACAAAATTTATGA
- a CDS encoding leucyl aminopeptidase, producing MYNTLEITWKTAAPVESIEAHAVICMVSEAEWITGHFPESWKQAITSVKERGLFNGSENQLFTIPVKQGSAAATLVLAGTGEHPMSVDELRNLAAKAAKASLQVSADEVVFAMPSSLVSYSDTLDVSKVAHALTEGFILGVYQRKNYKQKQKAYIGPSKLTFHQEKVTDPDFQKEWEKGIERGQAFAAGTNYARDLTNLPGNMLVPEDLAIASKQLAEKHGLEYSILDEKELEKKGMGGILAVGKGSIHPPKMIVIKYQGKETWDGDIVGLVGKGITFDTGGISLKPRVGMEEMISDMGGAATVLGALETLCILRPKLNVLIVIPTAENMPSGSAFKPGDVITTLSGRTVEILNTDAEGRVVLADGMTYAKELGATRLIDVATLTGAVLSALGDVATGAVTNDETFLSRFISASRRTGERVWPLPAYPEFQEMLRSDVADLRNSTGRNAASSTAGLFIGTFADGIPWIHLDIAGTAFLSKERGVNPKGATGVMVRTIVEWITSEEQE from the coding sequence ATGTACAACACATTAGAGATCACATGGAAAACGGCAGCTCCTGTAGAATCAATTGAGGCACATGCCGTCATATGTATGGTATCAGAAGCCGAGTGGATTACAGGACATTTTCCGGAATCATGGAAGCAAGCGATTACTTCCGTAAAAGAAAGAGGACTTTTTAATGGTTCCGAGAATCAACTGTTCACCATCCCTGTAAAGCAGGGGAGTGCAGCTGCTACACTCGTTTTAGCAGGAACAGGGGAGCATCCCATGAGCGTGGATGAGCTCCGTAATCTCGCTGCAAAAGCAGCCAAAGCTTCACTGCAGGTGAGTGCAGATGAAGTGGTATTTGCTATGCCTTCGTCACTGGTGTCCTATTCCGATACACTTGATGTTTCTAAAGTAGCGCACGCGTTAACGGAAGGTTTTATTTTAGGAGTATACCAAAGAAAAAACTATAAACAGAAACAAAAAGCTTATATAGGACCAAGTAAATTAACTTTCCATCAAGAAAAAGTCACAGATCCTGATTTTCAAAAAGAATGGGAGAAAGGGATCGAGCGGGGTCAAGCTTTTGCGGCAGGAACCAATTATGCCAGAGATTTAACCAATCTTCCAGGGAATATGCTCGTTCCTGAAGATCTTGCCATAGCCTCCAAACAACTAGCTGAGAAACATGGACTAGAGTATTCCATTTTAGATGAAAAAGAACTCGAGAAAAAAGGGATGGGCGGAATTCTCGCTGTAGGAAAAGGCAGCATCCATCCGCCCAAAATGATCGTCATTAAGTATCAAGGAAAAGAAACATGGGATGGCGACATTGTGGGACTTGTAGGAAAAGGAATTACCTTTGACACAGGCGGTATTTCGCTCAAACCTCGTGTCGGTATGGAAGAAATGATCAGTGATATGGGCGGTGCAGCTACCGTGCTCGGCGCACTTGAGACCTTATGCATTCTTCGTCCGAAACTAAACGTACTAATCGTTATTCCGACCGCTGAGAATATGCCTTCTGGCAGTGCATTCAAACCAGGTGATGTCATTACCACACTTAGCGGCAGAACCGTTGAAATTCTGAATACAGATGCAGAAGGAAGAGTTGTACTTGCTGACGGTATGACCTACGCGAAGGAATTAGGTGCAACTCGTCTTATTGATGTAGCAACGTTAACAGGGGCTGTATTATCAGCACTTGGAGATGTTGCCACTGGTGCGGTAACGAATGATGAGACGTTTTTGAGTCGGTTTATTTCAGCTTCTAGACGAACCGGTGAAAGAGTATGGCCGCTTCCTGCGTATCCCGAATTCCAAGAGATGCTGAGAAGTGATGTGGCTGACTTACGGAACAGCACAGGAAGAAATGCAGCTTCAAGTACGGCTGGTTTGTTTATAGGGACCTTTGCTGACGGGATCCCTTGGATTCATCTGGATATCGCTGGAACTGCATTTCTTTCGAAAGAGCGAGGCGTAAATCCGAAAGGAGCCACAGGTGTCATGGTCCGGACCATTGTAGAGTGGATCACAAGTGAGGAACAAGAATAG
- a CDS encoding ATP-binding protein has protein sequence MISEFQDTLISANEAFPLRHLDNSNYENILEHLDSGIMLFDSEGFLTFINVQMAKLLELPRQQLLGCNVLQLVQHPYISRFKKKKILRIYRETIFHRKRYHELLDEYGKHWLITMTYGDQMDGNFLLSVKDVSDFKQIEQTAYQNDKLAMLGQISASIAHEIRNPLTAIRGFIQLLRPHLLQLGKDEYAKIILTEIDRANDIIYEFLNSSKPSAPQKTVIPIQSLLKEIVLLTESEGLMNGCEIQLNNDLTPLYVSIDIKQIKQVMLNIVKNAMDAMDPVGEDYSGIIQIATHEEQSHVIISIKDNGHGMDNNTLVRLFDPFFTTKETGTGLGLSVSYRIIKNHGGTIDVHSKLGEGTTFNISLPLV, from the coding sequence ATGATCAGTGAGTTTCAGGACACTTTGATTTCTGCCAATGAGGCTTTTCCACTAAGGCATCTTGATAATAGTAATTATGAGAACATTTTGGAACATTTGGACAGTGGAATTATGCTGTTTGATAGCGAAGGTTTTCTAACTTTTATCAATGTACAGATGGCAAAATTGCTGGAGCTTCCAAGGCAACAGTTACTAGGATGTAACGTCCTTCAATTAGTTCAACATCCTTATATCAGCCGGTTCAAAAAGAAGAAAATTCTTAGGATATATCGAGAGACCATCTTCCATCGTAAGCGCTATCATGAACTGCTGGATGAGTATGGAAAACATTGGCTCATTACAATGACCTATGGGGATCAGATGGATGGGAATTTTCTGCTGAGTGTAAAAGATGTATCAGATTTTAAACAAATTGAACAGACCGCGTATCAGAATGACAAGCTTGCGATGCTCGGCCAAATATCCGCTTCCATTGCACACGAAATTCGAAACCCGCTTACCGCGATTCGGGGGTTCATTCAACTGCTTCGTCCTCATTTGCTGCAGCTGGGTAAGGATGAATATGCGAAAATTATTTTGACAGAAATTGACCGAGCTAACGATATTATTTATGAATTCTTGAATTCCTCAAAACCATCTGCACCTCAGAAGACGGTCATTCCTATCCAGTCTTTACTTAAAGAAATTGTTCTTCTTACGGAGAGTGAAGGTTTAATGAATGGCTGTGAGATCCAGCTGAATAATGATCTGACTCCGCTTTATGTCTCCATAGATATTAAACAGATTAAACAAGTCATGCTGAACATAGTGAAAAATGCGATGGACGCTATGGACCCTGTAGGAGAAGACTATTCTGGCATCATTCAGATTGCTACGCATGAGGAGCAAAGCCATGTAATCATTTCTATAAAAGATAATGGTCATGGGATGGACAACAACACACTAGTTCGATTATTTGATCCGTTTTTTACAACAAAAGAGACAGGGACGGGACTTGGACTTTCTGTCAGCTATCGCATCATCAAGAACCATGGCGGGACTATAGATGTACATAGCAAATTAGGAGAAGGGACCACGTTTAACATTTCTTTGCCTCTCGTGTAG
- a CDS encoding DUF58 domain-containing protein — MDLLWFIVVGLLLIMVEQAIFGLPVLRRVTYSREFEKDRCYAGDQLVMTEKIANEKRLPIPWLRLEAMMPASFSFQTGEEMGISKGNIYQNHQSVFTMRPFTKISRRHFVVCQKRGVYQMETVTMTGGDLFNIYSTSQKLPVSIALTVYPEILSDHEMPSNFEVWQGELEVSRWIVEDPFLIVGVRPYGESDPMNRIHWSATARTGDLQVFKQGFSSDPQTMILFNIQESEEMWSVVTRPELAERGLSYASTAVSYAASRGLKAGFAHNAYSEQGDTAIWIDTDYGSVHAEYIMQAMAEVQLKCLMPMEQMLRDEADRQEDEERKLDYLLVTAYVSQAMETQLARLRTAGNRITVLFIEDKEGGNG, encoded by the coding sequence ATGGATCTCTTATGGTTTATTGTTGTCGGTCTTTTGCTAATTATGGTGGAGCAAGCGATATTTGGACTTCCTGTACTTAGGCGCGTTACGTATTCGAGAGAATTTGAAAAAGATCGCTGTTATGCAGGTGATCAGTTAGTTATGACGGAAAAGATTGCTAATGAAAAAAGACTGCCTATTCCTTGGCTGCGTCTAGAAGCGATGATGCCTGCTTCCTTTTCTTTTCAAACCGGAGAAGAAATGGGGATCAGTAAAGGAAATATTTATCAAAATCATCAAAGCGTGTTTACGATGAGACCCTTCACTAAAATCTCAAGAAGACACTTCGTGGTATGTCAGAAACGAGGTGTTTATCAGATGGAGACGGTCACGATGACGGGAGGAGATCTCTTTAATATCTACTCTACAAGTCAAAAATTGCCCGTATCCATTGCTTTGACTGTATATCCGGAAATCCTCTCCGATCATGAAATGCCGTCAAACTTCGAAGTATGGCAAGGAGAGCTGGAAGTATCCAGGTGGATCGTGGAAGATCCTTTTTTAATCGTAGGGGTTCGTCCTTATGGGGAAAGTGATCCAATGAATCGTATTCACTGGAGTGCTACCGCAAGGACAGGTGATCTTCAAGTATTTAAACAGGGCTTCAGTTCTGACCCACAGACGATGATTCTATTTAATATACAGGAATCGGAGGAGATGTGGAGTGTAGTGACTAGACCGGAACTTGCGGAGCGAGGCTTGTCTTATGCATCCACAGCAGTTAGTTATGCTGCCAGCAGAGGACTGAAGGCAGGGTTTGCACACAATGCTTATTCGGAACAGGGAGATACAGCTATTTGGATTGATACAGACTATGGCTCTGTTCATGCCGAATATATTATGCAGGCTATGGCTGAGGTTCAATTAAAGTGCCTTATGCCAATGGAACAAATGCTGCGGGATGAAGCTGACCGGCAAGAAGATGAGGAACGGAAGCTCGATTATTTACTGGTTACCGCCTATGTGTCACAAGCGATGGAAACCCAGTTAGCAAGACTGCGAACCGCTGGTAACCGGATTACCGTTCTGTTCATAGAGGATAAGGAGGGGGGCAATGGATAA
- a CDS encoding AAA family ATPase: MAQELRTNIAKYMIGKEESVDLLLTALIASGHILLEDVPGTGKTMLAKTVAASMECSFRRIQFTPDLLPSDLTGIHFYNQKEGQFEFRPGPLFANIVLADEINRATPRTQSSLLECMEERQISVDGQTHVLSKPFIVIATQNPVDNQGTFPLPEAQMDRFMLKMNLGYPSQAEGIEILKRTIEGGFQSPITPVITQEDMISAQQSFKSVQVEQDLLQYMIAIAEATRRHPDIALGVSPRGTQALVRAAQARAAIRNRDYVLPDDIKALALPVLSHRLVLHQRSRQQEGKAAALLQSIIEQIPVPSENMASESSIG; encoded by the coding sequence ATGGCACAAGAACTGAGAACAAATATAGCAAAGTACATGATCGGCAAAGAAGAATCGGTAGATTTATTGCTGACCGCACTCATCGCTTCAGGTCATATCTTATTGGAAGATGTTCCCGGGACAGGTAAGACGATGCTCGCTAAAACGGTAGCTGCTTCGATGGAATGTTCATTTCGGCGGATTCAGTTTACTCCCGATTTATTACCGTCGGATTTGACGGGAATTCATTTCTACAACCAGAAAGAGGGACAGTTTGAATTTAGGCCAGGCCCCTTATTTGCAAATATCGTATTAGCGGATGAGATTAATAGAGCAACGCCGAGAACACAATCCAGTTTGCTAGAGTGTATGGAGGAGAGGCAAATAAGTGTGGATGGACAAACTCATGTACTATCCAAACCTTTTATTGTCATAGCAACGCAGAATCCAGTTGATAACCAAGGAACTTTTCCGCTGCCAGAAGCGCAAATGGATCGATTCATGTTAAAAATGAATTTGGGTTACCCTTCCCAAGCCGAAGGCATTGAAATCTTAAAACGGACGATAGAAGGCGGTTTTCAGTCTCCTATAACCCCTGTGATCACACAGGAGGATATGATTTCAGCCCAGCAATCCTTTAAGTCCGTACAAGTCGAGCAAGATCTCCTCCAGTATATGATTGCAATAGCAGAGGCTACAAGACGTCATCCTGATATTGCCCTTGGTGTAAGCCCGAGAGGAACACAGGCACTGGTTAGAGCTGCCCAAGCCAGGGCTGCCATAAGAAATAGGGACTACGTCCTGCCTGACGATATCAAAGCGCTCGCTCTGCCTGTTTTATCTCATCGACTTGTGCTCCACCAAAGATCAAGACAACAGGAAGGGAAGGCGGCAGCCCTGCTTCAAAGTATCATTGAACAAATCCCAGTCCCGAGTGAAAACATGGCTTCAGAAAGCAGCATAGGCTAG